A window of Metabacillus sp. B2-18 contains these coding sequences:
- a CDS encoding N-acetyltransferase: protein MNSIHSTVVVNDSVTLGHFNVIGEHVKIGENVTIGNHVTIYDGTVIGDNVRIADGAVLGKQPSPGKTSTVKLSGAVAPLQLEDDVTIGTNAVLYAGSTIGSSTLVADLASVRENVEIGPECIVGRGVTVENYVKIGRRVKIQSNAYITAYTTLEDFVFIAPCVTTTNDNFMGRTEERFDKIKGAVVKRAARVGGASILLPGVVIEEETFVAAGALVTKDTEQKTVVKGFPAKPVRMVEERELL from the coding sequence AATGTGATCGGCGAACATGTAAAGATCGGTGAAAACGTAACAATCGGTAATCATGTAACGATTTATGATGGCACAGTGATTGGTGACAATGTTCGTATTGCAGATGGAGCTGTACTAGGAAAACAGCCTTCACCGGGGAAAACATCAACTGTGAAGCTTTCAGGAGCTGTTGCACCTCTTCAATTAGAAGATGATGTAACAATTGGTACGAATGCAGTGCTTTATGCCGGCTCAACAATCGGTTCCTCAACACTTGTTGCTGACTTAGCGAGTGTACGTGAAAACGTAGAAATCGGACCTGAGTGTATTGTTGGTAGAGGTGTAACGGTTGAAAACTATGTGAAAATCGGTCGCAGAGTAAAAATTCAATCAAATGCTTACATCACAGCTTACACAACACTTGAAGATTTCGTCTTTATTGCACCATGTGTGACAACAACAAATGATAACTTTATGGGACGTACGGAAGAACGCTTCGATAAAATTAAAGGCGCAGTCGTAAAACGCGCAGCACGTGTAGGTGGAGCATCAATTCTTTTACCAGGCGTTGTTATCGAAGAAGAAACATTTGTTGCAGCAGGGGCATTGGTAACAAAAGATACGGAACAAAAAACAGTTGTAAAAGGGTTCCCAGCTAAGCCTGTACGAATGGTTGAGGAACGGGAGCTGTTATAG